Proteins co-encoded in one Diaminobutyricimonas sp. LJ205 genomic window:
- the polA gene encoding DNA polymerase I, whose product MSDSEKPTLLLIDGHSLAFRAFYALPVDSFVNRDGQHTNAIHGFISMLILLLQNEKPTHLGVAFDISRYSFRNREYPEYKGTRGETPPEFRGQVPLLEEALAAMNITTITKEDYEADDILATLATRGAADGYNVLVVSGDRDTIQLVNENITLLYPNARGVSELKRYDRDAVMERYGIEPHQYPDVAALVGETSDNLIGVDKVGEKTAVKWIKQYGGLDGILEHAEEIKGVVGQNLRDQKENAIRNRRLNRLVTDVDLPIELPKLERQGINPTAVKEIFDRLQFRTLLDRVMKIAAEEGTSDEVAEIAAVLETPVEQTAPVIRTLVDEELAGWLEQASKRGTEPLALHLDTGPGHLIGFGIASLTDSAYVPWAPNRPDYAALEEWLASDSPKHLHNSKQQFKLLQRLGIHLGGIAFDTGLAGWLLKPSGKTESLETQVYEHLGETLPQSDPNQLLPDVEAVSAATEAWYVHRITNKLAAQLDEGSRRVLDEIELPLVPVIAGMELTGVSVNAEALAALKAELATSAADLANRAYAEIGHEVNLGSPKQLQQVLFEELGMPKTRANKTGYSTDAASLADLQEKAPHPFLDLLLQHRDASKLGQIVESLEKGVADDGRIHTTYDQTGTSTGRISSNDPNLQNIPIKTEVGRKIRSSIRHGAEFETLLTADYSQIEMRIMAHLSGDEGLITAFNAGEDLHRFVGAQVFGVAPEDVTALMRTKVKAMSYGLAYGLSAFGLSKQLRIPTAEAKQLMAGYFERFGAVRDYLRNVVEQARLDGYTETIFGRRRPFGDLRSPNRVLRENAERAALNAPIQGSAADIMKRAMLDIAADIDGQDLESRMLLQVHDELIFEVALGELDTMTGIVRTRMGGAAELLVPLDVQVGTGENWDAAAH is encoded by the coding sequence GTGTCGGATTCCGAAAAGCCTACCCTCCTGCTCATTGACGGCCATTCGCTCGCATTCCGCGCGTTCTATGCCCTCCCGGTCGACAGTTTTGTGAACCGCGACGGTCAGCACACCAACGCCATCCACGGCTTCATCTCGATGCTGATCCTGCTGCTGCAGAACGAGAAGCCCACCCACCTGGGCGTCGCCTTCGACATCTCGCGGTACTCATTCCGCAACCGCGAATACCCCGAATACAAGGGCACCCGTGGTGAGACGCCCCCCGAGTTCCGCGGTCAGGTGCCGCTGCTCGAAGAGGCCCTCGCCGCGATGAACATCACCACGATCACCAAAGAGGACTACGAGGCTGACGACATCCTCGCCACCCTCGCCACCCGCGGCGCCGCCGACGGCTACAACGTGCTCGTGGTCAGCGGCGACCGCGACACGATCCAGCTGGTGAACGAGAACATCACCCTGCTCTATCCGAACGCGCGTGGCGTCTCCGAGCTCAAACGCTACGACCGCGACGCGGTGATGGAACGCTACGGAATCGAACCGCACCAGTATCCGGATGTCGCCGCCCTCGTCGGCGAGACCAGCGACAACCTGATCGGCGTCGACAAGGTCGGCGAGAAGACCGCCGTGAAGTGGATCAAGCAGTACGGCGGCCTGGACGGCATCCTCGAACACGCCGAAGAGATCAAGGGCGTCGTCGGACAGAACCTGCGCGATCAGAAAGAGAACGCGATCCGCAACCGCCGCCTGAACCGGCTGGTGACCGACGTCGACCTGCCGATCGAGCTGCCCAAGCTCGAGCGGCAAGGGATCAACCCCACGGCGGTCAAGGAGATCTTCGATCGCCTGCAGTTCCGCACGCTGCTGGACCGAGTCATGAAGATCGCCGCCGAGGAAGGCACCAGCGACGAGGTCGCCGAGATCGCCGCCGTGCTGGAGACCCCGGTCGAGCAGACCGCCCCGGTGATCCGCACCCTGGTCGACGAGGAACTCGCCGGCTGGCTGGAGCAGGCCTCCAAGCGCGGCACCGAACCGCTCGCCCTGCACCTCGACACCGGGCCCGGCCATCTGATCGGCTTCGGAATCGCCTCACTCACGGACTCCGCGTACGTGCCGTGGGCCCCCAACCGGCCCGACTACGCCGCGCTCGAGGAATGGCTCGCGAGCGACTCCCCGAAGCACCTGCACAACTCCAAGCAGCAGTTCAAGCTGCTGCAGCGGCTAGGCATCCATCTGGGCGGCATCGCCTTCGACACCGGACTGGCCGGCTGGTTGCTGAAGCCCAGCGGAAAGACCGAATCGCTGGAGACCCAGGTCTATGAGCACCTCGGCGAGACGCTGCCGCAGTCCGACCCCAACCAGCTGCTTCCGGATGTCGAGGCCGTGAGCGCCGCCACCGAGGCCTGGTACGTGCACCGCATCACCAACAAACTCGCCGCCCAGCTCGACGAGGGCTCAAGGCGGGTGCTCGATGAGATTGAGCTGCCGCTGGTGCCGGTGATCGCGGGCATGGAGCTCACCGGCGTGAGTGTCAACGCCGAGGCGCTGGCCGCGCTGAAGGCCGAGCTGGCGACATCCGCCGCAGACCTGGCGAACCGCGCCTACGCCGAGATCGGCCACGAGGTGAACCTCGGCTCGCCCAAGCAGCTTCAGCAGGTGCTGTTCGAGGAGCTCGGGATGCCGAAAACCCGCGCCAACAAGACCGGGTACTCAACGGATGCCGCCTCGCTCGCTGATCTGCAGGAGAAGGCACCGCACCCGTTCCTCGACCTGCTGCTGCAGCACCGCGACGCGTCCAAGCTCGGCCAGATCGTCGAGTCCCTCGAGAAGGGTGTGGCGGACGACGGGCGCATCCACACCACCTACGACCAGACCGGTACCAGCACCGGCCGGATCTCGTCGAACGACCCGAACTTGCAGAACATCCCGATCAAGACCGAGGTGGGCCGCAAGATTCGCTCGTCGATCCGGCACGGCGCCGAGTTCGAGACGCTGCTCACCGCGGACTACTCGCAGATCGAGATGCGGATCATGGCGCACCTGTCGGGCGATGAGGGACTGATCACCGCGTTCAACGCGGGGGAGGACCTGCACCGGTTCGTCGGCGCCCAGGTGTTCGGGGTCGCTCCCGAAGATGTCACCGCGCTCATGCGCACCAAAGTGAAGGCGATGTCGTATGGCCTCGCCTACGGGCTCAGTGCCTTCGGCCTGTCAAAGCAGCTGCGCATTCCGACGGCCGAGGCGAAGCAGCTGATGGCCGGCTACTTCGAACGGTTCGGCGCGGTGCGCGACTACCTGCGCAACGTGGTCGAGCAGGCGCGCCTGGACGGCTACACCGAAACCATCTTCGGCCGCAGGCGACCATTCGGCGACCTGCGCTCACCGAACCGGGTGCTGCGCGAGAACGCCGAGCGGGCCGCGCTGAACGCCCCGATCCAGGGCTCCGCCGCCGACATCATGAAGCGCGCGATGCTCGACATCGCCGCCGACATCGACGGGCAGGACCTCGAATCGCGGATGCTGCTGCAGGTGCACGACGAACTGATCTTCGAGGTCGCACTGGGAGAGCTGGACACCATGACCGGAATCGTCCGCACGCGCATGGGTGGGGCTGCTGAACTCCTGGTCCCGCTGGATGTGCAGGTCGGCACCGGCGAGAACTGGGACGCCGCCGCGCACTGA
- a CDS encoding HPr family phosphocarrier protein: protein MPERTVTVASSVGLHARPASLFSQAAASAGVPITLTSQSGRSVNAASILGVLSLGVGYGDEVTLSAEGDGADAALDSLVELLSKDLDKE, encoded by the coding sequence ATGCCAGAGCGCACCGTGACCGTCGCTTCCAGCGTCGGTCTGCACGCCCGTCCGGCGTCACTGTTCAGCCAGGCTGCTGCCAGTGCGGGCGTACCCATCACGCTGACCTCACAGTCGGGGCGCAGCGTGAACGCGGCGAGCATTCTCGGTGTGCTCTCGCTCGGGGTCGGTTACGGCGACGAGGTGACGCTCAGCGCGGAAGGCGATGGCGCGGACGCCGCGCTGGACAGCCTGGTCGAACTGCTCAGCAAGGACCTCGACAAGGAGTGA